One Dermacentor andersoni chromosome 6, qqDerAnde1_hic_scaffold, whole genome shotgun sequence genomic window carries:
- the LOC129382562 gene encoding arylamine N-acetyltransferase-like codes for MESAVRVSPQQNIDCSFENGQFSEHPDPVLFTAAAKRKIDLSGYRMGPLNPKKLHLYLDVLKLEPSLLSEPNLTTLNTLIKAHLERIPFQGIDTFVGHQPPLDDDSVFRKVIEQRRGGYCVELNNLFGRLLLTLGFNFHIRAARVRWGRPLDTPLTPLGHLLFCVDLGEEGEYFADVGFGGPNPFKALPIEGEAEPYRVRRLDEEGNIEVAIKSTGRGVASASWRPLYHVFPPPQKWIDFVPQYWYATLHPRSLFRNVLMVGRFVNDSWLTLVDGRFCRRSTIGQVEQRHITDVEEVLRLFGTEFALKLNPDIDLDFLRRRIKSVI; via the coding sequence ATGGAAAGTGCAGTGCGCGTCTCACCGCAGCAAAACATTGACTGCAGCTTCGAAAATGGTCAGTTCTCAGAGCATCCGGACCCCGTGCTGTTCACCGCAGCGGCAAAGCGGAAGATCGACTTGAGTGGCTACCGCATGGGACCACTTAACCCGAAAAAACTGCATCTCTACCTTGATGTCCTGAAACTAGAGCCTAGTCTATTAAGTGAACCAAACCTCACCACCTTGAACACCCTCATCAAAGCCCACCTTGAACGAATCCCTTTCCAGGGGATAGACACTTTCGTTGGCCATCAGCCGCCACTGGATGATGACTCAGTATTCCGCAAGGTGATTGAGCAGCGCCGCGGTGGCTACTGTGTGGAGCTCAATAACCTCTTCGGCAGGCTCTTGCTTACACTCGGCTTCAATTTCCACATTCGGGCTGCCCGGGTCCGCTGGGGCCGCCCGCTGGACACGCCCCTGACTCCTCTAGGACATCTCCTGTTCTGCGTCGACCTGGGCGAGGAAGGAGAATACTTCGCAGATGTGGGCTTTGGCGGGCCGAACCCGTTCAAAGCGCTGCCTATAGAAGGCGAGGCTGAGCCTTACCGTGTGCGCAGACTCGATGAAGAAGGGAACATCGAGGTGGCCATCAAGTCGACCGGACGCGGTGTCGCATCGGCGAGTTGGCGTCCCTTGTACCACGTGTTTCCTCCGCCGCAGAAGTGGATCGACTTCGTGCCACAGTACTGGTATGCCACGCTGCACCCACGATCGCTGTTCCGCAACGTGCTCATGGTGGGGCGCTTCGTTAACGATTCATGGCTGACGCTGGTGGACGGTCGCTTCTGTCGCCGTTCGACCATCGGGCAAGTGGAACAGCGTCACATCACGGATGTGGAAGAAGTTCTTCGCCTCTTCGGCACCGAGTTTGCTTTAAAGCTGAATCCTGACATTGACCTCGACTTCCTCAGGCGCCGGATTAAGAGCGTTATTTAG